Proteins found in one Lycium ferocissimum isolate CSIRO_LF1 chromosome 6, AGI_CSIRO_Lferr_CH_V1, whole genome shotgun sequence genomic segment:
- the LOC132059262 gene encoding calcium-dependent protein kinase 1-like: protein MGNTCVGPSITKNGIFQSVSAAMWRTGSPDDTASTTTNGESVRVETPTSVKETDLPNLPVQDKPPEHITMPKPEKKEEEKPKKTKKPAEMKRVASAGLRTDSVLQKKTGNLKEFFSIGKKLGQGQFGTTFLCTEKATGKRYACKSIAKRKLLTDDDVEDVRREVQIMHHLAGHPHVISIKGAYEDAIAVHLVMECCAGGELFDRIIQRGHYTERKAAELTRTIVGVVEACYSLGVMHRDLKPENFLFVDQKEDSLLKTIDFGLSIFFKPGDKFTDVVGSPYYVAPEVLRKRYGPEADVWSAGVIIYILLSGVPPFWAENEQGIFEQVLHGDLDFTSDPWPSISEGAKDLMRRMLVRDPKKRLTAHEVLCHPWVQVDGVAPDKPLDSAVLSRMKQFSAMNKLKKMALRVIAESLSEEEIAGLKEMFRMIDTDNSGQITFEELKDGLKKFGSTLKESEIYDLMQAADVDNSGTIDYGEFIAATLHLNKIEREDHLFAAFSYFDKDGSGYITADELQHACEEFGIGDVRMEEMIREADQDNDGRIDYNEFVAMMQMGNPVLGGAKEGLEHSFSIGFREALKL, encoded by the exons ATGGGGAACACTTGTGTAGGACCAAGtattactaaaaatggaatttttcaGTCAGTTTCAGCAGCAATGTGGCGAACCGGATCGCCTGATGATACCGCTTCCACCACTACTAATGGTGAAAGTGTTAGAGTTGAAACACCAACTTCTGTTAAAGAAACTGATTTACCTAATTTACCAGTTCAAGATAAGCCACCAGAACATATAACAATGCCTAAGccagaaaagaaagaggaagagaaacctaaaaaaacgaaaaagcCGGCTGAAATGAAGAGAGTGGCAAGTGCTGGACTTAGGACTGATTCTGTGTTACAGAAGAAAACTGGGAACTTAAAGGAGTTTTTTAGTATAGGAAAGAAATTAGGACAAGGGCAGTTTGGTACTACATTTCTTTGTACTGAAAAAGCGACAGGGAAGCGGTACGCTTGCAAATCGATTGCTAAGAGGAAGTTGTTAACAGATGATGATGTGGAAGATGTTAGAAGGGAAGTGCAGATAATGCACCACTTAGCAGGTCATCCTCATGTTATATCGATAAAAGGAGCTTATGAGGATGCTATAGCTGTTCATCTTGTTATGGAGTGTTGTGCTGGGGGTGAACTTTTTGATAGGATTATTCAACGAGGGCATTATACGGAAAGAAAAGCAGCTGAGCTCACAAGGACTATTGTTGGAGTTGTAGAAGCTTGTTATTCTCTTGGTGTCATGCATCGTGATCTTAAGCCtgagaattttctttttgttgatcAGAAGGAGGATTCACTTCTCAAAACAATTGATTTTGGGTTATCAATATTCTTCAAACCAG gCGACAAATTTACTGACGTTGTTGGCAGCCCGTATTACGTTGCACCAGAAGTTCTCCGAAAACGTTATGGTCCTGAAGCTGATGTCTGGAGTGCTGGTGTAATTATCTACATCTTATTAAGTGGAGTACCTCCTTTCTGGGCTG AAAATGAGCAAGGAATATTTGAACAAGTCCTGCACGGTGATCTCGACTTCACATCAGACCCATGGCCAAGTATTTCAGAAGGTGCAAAAGACTTGATGAGGAGAATGCTCGTTCGAGATCCAAAAAAGCGTTTAACTGCACATGAAGTTTTAT GCCATCCATGGGTTCAAGTTGATGGTGTGGCTCCTGATAAGCCTCTGGATTCTGCAGTTCTGAGTAGAATGAAGCAATTTTCTGCAATGAACAAGCTCAAGAAAATGGCTTTGAGA GTCATTGCTGAAAGCCTATCCGAAGAAGAAATTGCCGGTCTTAAAGAAATGTTCAGGATGATAGACACAGACAATAGCGGTCAAATAACTTTTGAGGAGCTCAAAGATGGATTAAAAAAATTTGGCTCTACTCTGAAGGAGTccgagatttatgatcttatgcAGGCT GCTGATGTTGATAACAGTGGAACAATTGATTATGGTGAATTTATAGCTGCAACATTACATCTTAACAAAATTGAAAGAGAAGACCATCTTTTTGCTGCTTTCTCATACTTTGATAAAGATGGAAGCGGCTACATCACCGCAGATGAACTTCAACATGCTTGTGAAGAATTTGGCATTGGAGATGTTCGCATGGAAGAAATGATCAGAGAAGCTGACCAGGACAAT gACGGCCGCATTGATTACAATGAGTTTGTTGCTATGATGCAAATGGGAAATCCAGTGCTTGGTGGTGCAAAGGAAGGTTTAGAGCATAGTTTCAGCATTGGATTCAGAGAAGCACTAAAACTATAG
- the LOC132059263 gene encoding uncharacterized protein LOC132059263, translating to MPSSLPSLSSTSNPYLHTLLESCRPFLRGELESIDKNLPTLITVLRSVGAGECWHKHGSFLDHLIDIYKILKIWKAPDSVCLCGLFHSAYSNSYVNLAIFDPNTGRETVRAHVGDDAERLIHLFCIVPRQPLIHDDLLFKYSDLELIEHLKVSEISVKNAKEKSLFNEDEAWRKKLQSILPENGITVKHIKTGEDMLVSRRLVAVFLLMTMADFSDQLFNFQDLLFDNSNGRLEFTGNNSQITLWPGDGKPGLWMNSVSRMGAIYSLIVREEEIMIEKRKKNGENGIVEGRDEEIELVIPPVFENCTRVLDAEEQKEARELYWEGVCEGSNRGLDWAEEKLLKSVEKNSFVGEPHVVLGQIYLSKGKFEEAEKEAEKGLRLILEWGSPWDKRMSWEGWIAWTRVLLMKAKEKSWPQNSWGILNLGLVR from the exons ATGCCTTCATCACTACCTTCTCTATCTTCAACCTCAAACCCATATCTCCATACCCTTCTTGAATCATGCCGTCCTTTCCTTCGTGGTGAACTCGAATCCATCGACAAAAATCTCCCAACTCTCATCACAGTCTTACGTTCCGTTGGCGCTGGTGAATGTTGGCACAAACATGGCAGCTTTCTCGACCACTTAATCGATATTTACAAGATTCTTAAAATATGGAAAGCACCAGATTCTGTTTGTCTTTGTGGTCTTTTTCATTCAGCTTATTCTAACTCTTATGTTAATCTTGCTATCTTTGATCCTAATACTGGTCGTGAAACTGTACGTGCTCATGTTGGTGATGATGCTGAGAGGTTAATTCATCTTTTCTGTATTGTCCCACGTCAGCCTTTGATTCATGATGACTTGTTGTTTAAGTATAGTGATTTGGAACTTATTGAACACCTTAAGGTTTCTGAAATTTCGGTAAAAAATGCTAAGGAAAAGAGTTTGTTTAATGAAGATGAAGCCTGGAGGAAGAAATTGCAGTCAATCTTGCCGGAAAACG GTATAACAGTGAAGCATATTAAGACAGGGGAAGATATGTTGGTTTCCAGGAGATTGGTAGCTGTGTTTCTGCTCATGACAATGGCTGATTTTAGTGATCAACTGTTTAATTTTCAGGATTTATTGTTTGATAACTCCAATGGTAGGTTGGAATTTACTGGAAACAATTCTCAAATAACTCTATGGCCCGGTGATGGAAAACCAGGGCTATGGATGAATTCTGTTTCAAGAATGGGAGCTATTTACAGTTTAATAGTCAGAGAAGAAGAGATTATGATTGAAAAACGAAAGAAAAACGGCGAAAATGGGATTGTAGAaggaagagatgaagaaattGAGCTTGTAATACCACCAGTGTTTGAAAATTGTACAAGAGTTTTGGATGCAGAAGAGCAAAAAGAGGCAAGAGAGTTGTATTGGGAAGGTGTTTGTGAAGGGTCTAATAGAGGTTTAGATTGGGCTGAGGAGAAGTTATTGAAGAGTGTTGAGAAGAATTCTTTTGTGGGAGAGCCACATGTTGTATTGGGACAGATTTATTTAAGTAAAGGGAAGTTTGAAGAGGCAGAAAAAGAAGCTGAAAAGGGGTTAAGACTTATATTGGAATGGGGGAGTCCATGGGATAAGAGAATGTCTTGGGAAGGTTGGATTGCTTGGACTAGAGTTTTGTTGATGAAGGCTAAAGAGAAGTCTTGGCCACAAAATTCATGGGGTATTCTTAATTTGGGTCTAGTTAGGtaa
- the LOC132059264 gene encoding phosphoribosylaminoimidazole carboxylase, chloroplastic isoform X2, with protein MMVSFLQILLNEVAPRPHNSGHHTIEACFTSQFEQHLRAVVGLPLGDPSMKTPAAVMYNILGEDDGEPGFLLANQLMGRALGIPGASIHWYDKPEMRRQRKMGHITIVGPSMGIVEAQLRMMLNEESVHDQHAVAPRVGIIMGSDSDLPVMKDAAKILKEFDVPAEVKIVSAHRTPAMMFSYALSARERGIQVIIAGAGGAAHLPGMVAALTPLPVIGVPVRASTLDGLDSLLSIVQMPRGVPVATVAINNATNAGLLAVRLLGISDIKLQARMAQYQEDRRDEVLVKGERLEKVGFEEYLNS; from the exons ATGATGGTCAG CTTTTTGCAGATTTTACTAAATGAAGTAGCTCCTCGACCTCATAATAGTGGGCATCACACCATTGAGGCTTGCTTCACCTCACAATTTGAGCAGCATTTGCGGGCTGTCGTTGGCCTTCCACTTGGTGATCCATCAATGAAAACTCCTGCTGCTGTCATGTATAACATATTGGGGGAAGATGAT GGTGAACCTGGATTTCTTTTGGCTAATCAACTTATGGGAAGGGCATTGGGAATTCCGGGGGCATCTATTCATTGGTATGACAAGCCAG AGATGCGAAGGCAACGCAAGATGGGACACATCACAATAGTTGGCCCTTCTATGGGCATTGTGGAAGCGCAGCTAAGGATGATGCTAAATGAAGAAAGTGTTCATGACCAGCATGCAG TTGCACCACGTGTTGGGATCATAATGGGATCTGATTCAGATCTTCCTGTTATGAaggatgctgccaaaattttaaaagagtttGATGTTCCTGCTGAA GTAAAAATAGTTTCAGCCCATCGTACACCTGCGATGATGTTTTCTTATGCTTTGTCTGCACGGGAACGTGGTATCCAAGTAATAATTGCTGGGGCTGGTGGTGCTGCCCACTTACCTG GAATGGTTGCTGCATTGACTCCGCTACCTGTTATTGGTGTTCCAGTACGGGCTTCCACATTAGATGGACTTGACTCCCTATTGTCCATTGTTCAG ATGCCAAGAGGAGTCCCAGTTGCAACGGTTGCAATCAACAACGCGACAAATGCTGGTCTGCTGGCAGTAAGATTGTTAGGGATCAGCGACATAAAGTTGCAAGCTAG GATGGCCCAGTACCAAGAGGACAGAAGAGATGAGGTTTTGGTCAAGGGGGAAAGACTAGAAAAAGTTGGCTTTGAAGAGTATCTGAACTCTTAA